A segment of the Fibrobacter succinogenes subsp. succinogenes S85 genome:
GAAATGTGAGGCTATTTTCAATGGCACATTAAAAGATTTTATTGGTAATGGTTATATATTTTTTAAAGCGCAACGAAACTTTTCGCTGACATATCCCCAAAAATCATTATGGGATAATTGGCTTTCAAATATTGACCCGCAAAGCAGGAAAAATCTTATTCCTAATACGAAGAATCCTCGATTAAATGTTTATGATTTACTAGGAATCAATGAAGAAATTGATGAAGCTGATACTATCTATATAAAGCAAAATTCGGTTGAAACCAATTTGGGCTATTGGGTGCCCACAGGGAAAAGACATGATTTTATTCAAGAAACTATAAATAAGATTACGGATCAACGAAAAGAGAGGTATGATAGTATTAATAATATTCTAATTCAAAATAGAGAAAATCTTTCAAATGATACTTCAAAAAGACTAAAGGATTCTTTTGATAGATTAAATATGTTGTTGACAGAAGATAAAAAGCTCAAAGAAAATGATTTTGACGAGTTAAAAGAAGAATTCTGTCGTTTTATCCGTGAAAAATCAATGTGGTTCGAAAAAGGTGAAAATAAGGAATTGTATAAGCAAAACGGAATATATTTTAACCCTATGCCTAATTTTTGGGATGATATTCCTGCTGTAAAAGAGTTTAGAGAAAGCTTTTTTGATGATATAAAATTAAGACATTCAAAAAACGGGAAAAAGATTGTTGATGTTTTGTTTGAATATTTTGAAATGGAAAAAGGTGAGGTGAATTTAAATAAAAAATTGGGCGAATGGAAGAAAATAGATGAGGAATCCTTTAAACCTAAAGGTTAAATTTTGCCGTGAATAAGAAAAATCAATTTGAATTCCGACCGCAAATAGCGGGGTACGATTGTGCCCCGACAGCTTTTATTAACGCTTTAATCTATTTATTTAAGCGTGAAGAAATTCCTATAGATGTTGTGCAAGGAATTTATAAAATTACTTTGAATGGGGGCTTATACCATGGATCTTCGGAAAAGGATATCGCAAAACTTTCAAAGTGGCTTAAGGATTATCGCAGAAAAGACTGGAGTTTTGCAGTTGATATAGATCGTCAAGTTGGGAGAATAGCGAACTTTGACAAAATTGATTTAGAAGATGAAAACGTATGTTGTATTTTACATGTGAAAATAGCTGGTGGGTACTGGCATTATATTACAGCCTTTTACGAAAAGGGCGACTATATTTATTGTTATGATCCTTATTTTGAAGAAGAAAAAGAAACTCGTAATTGGCGTTCAAAGAAAATGAGAAATGGCTGTAATTTGAAAGTTAAAAGAGAATATCTATTTGCAGAAAAAGATAGCGGCGTTTATCGAACTGGGTTATCTAAGAATCGCGAGTTCATTTTAATAAAAAGGATTAAACCCGCGAAATAAATTCTCCGCCATTCTAATCTATGCAAGAACAGACCTCCAAATTTATCAAATCCAAATCCGAAACCTGCTGTGATTTCTGGCAATCGCTTGTTAAAAAGATTTATGCCCCAAATGCTGATGTGATTTTCCTGCATAGAAGGGATGTTCTTGCTGCTTTTAAACGCTTGCAAAAAGCGAAGCCAAATTACGGGTTTGAAATTTCTTATAAGCAAGAATCAAAGGGGTATCGGAATTGCGATAAGTCGCAAGTTGTTTGCTTGCGCAAGTCTTTGGGTAGTGCCGCTTCAATTGAATTCCTGGTAGATTGTGATGCTAAATATTTGAGCATTCGTTTTTCACATATTGACGCAGGGAAATTTAATGTTTCGTATGAACGCTGCTGGTGTAATCTTGAAGCGACTCTTGAAAACCTTGTGAAGTTCGTTGATGAATTCACGAATTATAACGAGCAATCGTCAAGAATTATAATGGAAATCGAAAAAGATTATACCATTCAAATGTCTTTTGATATTCAAAACTATCTTGAGCAAATCCCGGCGTTGCAAAATGTTCTGAAGCAAACGGAAAACTTCTTAAAAGAAATTCCGTTCCCAATATCTATTAAGGCTCTTGACAAGAGTCGTTTTTGAATTTATATTGTTGGTGAACAAATGTGTAATCCTGTCTTTTTTGCTTGTAGATGGGAAGGAGTAAATGATGAAAAATGATGTCCCGGCAGTTGCCAAGTCTGAATTTTCCCTGATAGACGAAAATATGCTTAAATCGCGAATCTACACGATTCGTGGTCTCAAAGTCATGCTTGATGCTGACTTGGCGGAGATTTATGGGTATAGTACGAAGGCTTTTAATCAACAGATTAAGAATAATATCGAAAAATTCGATGAAGATTTTCGCTTTCAGCTGAATTTTGGGGAAATTGAAGAACTTTCAAGGTGCAAAATTTGCACCATGAACATGGAAACCGAAAATAAGGAACCTTCAAGGTCAAAATTTTTGACCTTGAACAAGGGCTCTCGCGGTTCAAATGTCAAGTATGCTCCTTACGCTTTTACCGAGCAAGGCATTTATATGCTTATGACTGTTCTCAAGGGCGAACGGGCGACGGCACAAAGCAAGGCTCTTATCCGCCTTTTCAAGCAGATGAAAGACTATATCATTGCTGAAAATCGGAATTTGTTGAGTAATGAAGGCCTAGTTCAAATAGCCATGCAAACGGAATGGAATACCAAGGATATTGCCGTCATTCAGTCCGACTTGCAGAAGGTCATGGAAAATTTTGTTGATCCTTCTACCTACAAGCATTTCTTGATTTTGAATGGAAAAAAGTTGGAAGCGGATGTTGCTTATACGCAAATTTATGGCATGGCAAAGAAATCCATCGCCATTATTGACGATTATGTTGGCGTGAAAACGCTCGATCTTTTGCGAGGAATTGCCAAGGGCGTTTCTGTGACAATTTATAGCGATGAACAAGGATTTGAATCGCTGGCAGATCAAATTAAGAATGATTTCTCGGCGGCTCGCCCTGATGTAAAGCTCTTCACGGATCGGACAAGGGGTAAAATCCATGACCGCTATATTTTTCTGGATTACGGCTTAAAAGGTGAAAAGCTTTTTCACTGTGGTGCTTCATCTAAAGATGCTGGTAACAAAATTACTACCATCATGCAGATTGAGAATACTGAAATTTACCACATATTGATGGATAAATTAAAAAGATAACATTACCCTCTTATCAAAACAAATGGTTTACCCATTTCCTTTATACGCTTGAGGTTTTCTGCTGTGCCTTTGCTTTTTCCATCCCAAATCATAAGAGCTTGGTCACAATCTTTTGCCATTTGAACGTCTTTCACATAGTGAAAGGCGCGGCCGGTAAGGCCTTTGGCCGCTTCGGCGCATGAGTGGATTTTTGCGGATGATGTAAAATTGTTTCTCGGGTTGACTCCGCTACAATAAACGGTTATATTGCTGAAACTCTTGGATTCAAGGTGCTTTTGTACGACGGCATCAACCCCGTAGCAATCACCGATAAGAATTTCATCGTTGTTTTCGATGAATTGGTCGATGAATATTTTTGCCAATTCAGGCAACTTTGAAATGGATTTTGATCCGGATATAAATATTTTCATAGCGCCTCTTTATAGAAATTTTTTTCTCATATCAGTTATAACCCCATTCTGCGTCCTTCGCGAGTGTCCTTGCATTCGATTTCGTGGCGCAGTGCTTGCAGAATGTTTTCGGCGGAGATTTCGCTTTCGTCATAATAGCGGAATGATCCATAGACTGCGTTGAAATCGCCTGGTGCGAGTGATTTTAGCTCGCGAGCGGCGGCGGGGCATTCGACTTTCGGGAAAAACGCTTGCCATACTTTTTCGATTCCCTCTGGCTGCAAGTAGTTGAATTTTATCTTCAATGCGAATCGCCTGCGTGAAGCTGAGTCTAAATTATTGTTGAAGTTTGTTGCCGCAATGAAGATTCCCTTGAAGTTTTCCATTTGCGTTAATAGCTCGTTTACTTGCGTTACTTCCCACCTGTGTTCGGCTCCGCCACGTTCCTGTAGAAAACTGTCCGCTTCATCTAAGAAAAGGATGGCTTTCTTTTCTTCGGCTTCATGGAACATTGCTCGAATGTTTTGCTCGGTTCCGCCAACGAAACAATCTAAAATTTCACTAGCTCGTTTTACAATGAGTTTACGGTCGAGAGTCCTTGCAATGTGCTTTGCGAGTTCTGTTTTGCCAGTACCGGGAGCTCCGTAGAATAGAGTGTTCAAGGATTCGGGACAGTCGTAATCATTGAAGTCTTTCCATTTGTCGTTGAATGAATTGATGACTTTCATGACTTTACTCATGTCGGTATCGATGTTCAGAGCATCTAAAATGTAATTGGGTGCATGGGTGTCTCTATCTCGATGAACATATTCTCGCGAGAGTGATAGTAAATTGGATTGAGCTTCTGCTATAATGCGTACTGCTTTTTCGGGAGGAGTCTTGCTACCTTTCTCTTGCAGATGTTTTGCGCCTGCAATGGCCTGCGTGATACCGCCTGCGGTAATAGAAAGCTCGGATGCTAGTTGTTGAACGAATTTGTGTGACAACATGTTTTTTGCATCTTGCTCGCTAATGACAGATTCCCAGATTTCCATTCGTTTTTCGGAATCAAGCCTTTCAAATTCTATGGAATAATCGAATCTGCGACGTGTACTATTTTCGATATATCTGATATTGTTTGAAATCCAAATGACGGGTACTTTGATTTGCTCCAAGAAAAAGTTAAGCGCTCCTTTTTCACAAAAATTCAGGATGATGTCGGCTTCATCTACCAAGAGAATTGCACGCTTGTTTTGGTATTTGGTTGCTGCATACAAGATGCTTCCCATGCGTTCTTGGATGGAAGTGCTTTCTTTTGATTCTCTGTTTACGCCATCAATGCTTGTGTTGGTAAGGACTAACGGTCGCTTAAGTTCTTTGGCTATCGCTTTGGCGAGTTCCGTTTTGCCGGTTCCTTCGACTCCATATAAGAAAATATTGATACCTTGGCCGATATCTACATGCTTGAGCATGTCGTATGCCATTTCGATTTTTGGGTTTTTGTTGCACAGCTTTTTATAGGGGACTGAATTGCCTTCGTAGACTTTGAAATAGAGAGAATCTAAGTCGCTGCCTGATGTCCCGTCTAGAAAGAGCGCTATTCGTTCGGATGTGTCGAGGTCGTTGTGGAGAATCCCCATCCGCTTGAGTGTTGATTTGTTCAAAATTGCGTTTTCTATTTGAAGTTCAGGATATAGCGTAGTAAATGTGTTTGCGTAATTTGATTCATAGTGTCTATTGGATTCGACTATATTACGGAGGGCGCTGCATGTTTCTTTGTTGCGGAAAATCCATGCAAATATGAGAATTTCCATTTCTGTTGGATTGAGGTTGAACGATTTTTGTATGATGTCAAGACGTTTTTGATAGGGGTCGTCAAAAGAACTCGTTGTTTTGAGAATTTTTAACATTTCCTTTGAAATCCCATCGAAGAAAATCTTTTGGGCCGGAGCGTTGAAAATATCTTCGCCGTCAAGGTTTTGACCTGTGACATTTCGGATTGCGTCGATAGAGCTGTTGTTTTTGAGAACTTCTCTAATTTTTGTTATTGTTTTCTGACGATCTTGGTAAAGTTCTGATTTGTCGGATTCTTCGACGTCGAATAGCTTGTTGTCAATTCTGATTTTTCTCTTATGGGAAGACTGCTTTGGGCTTTTTGGATGTTTATCTTCATCGTTGTTTTTTTGCTTAAAATGTTTAGCGAGTCTCTCTAAAATGCGTGAGGCGTTTTCTTTCGGAAGAATGGCGATGCTGTCTGATGCGTCTGGATATTTTTTTGTGCATCGAAGCATGCGAATCCAGTATTCGTAGCTCTTGAGCGTGATGAAATTTAGGCCGATTAGTCTGTTTTCGGTTCTTTTTTGTAACGCCTTGCAAACTTTCTTGAAGTAATCTTTTTTCATGTTTCACTCTCATTTTGTTATATCTCTAAAAATAGATTTTTACTGCGACAAATAATGTCGTAATTTGAAGAAAGTGAAAAAAGGCAGTCCGCACTTGCGAGCTGCCTTTGCTATTACAATTGTCCGGGGAGTACTAGCTTTTCCTTAGGCGGGAAGTTGGCTTCGTACTTCTCGAATTCTTCGGGCATTCGCTCGGTTACGAAGTAGCCCTCGGGGTCTTTGTATGAGCCCATCACTCCGTCCAAGAATCCCTCGTCGAGTTCCTTGCACAAGAAGTATGGCGCGTCGCTGTTCGGGTCGTCGGCGTAGCGGATGCCCTTGACGTAAGCGGGGACAAATCCGCTCTTGCCGTAGAATCCGATGTTCCCGACGATGAGCAGGCAACCTGCGCTCATCTTGCGCGCGAGTTCCATGGAATAGTCGAGGAGCGCCTTGCCGTATCCCTGTCGCTTGTAGTTCGGATGGATGCTGATGGGCCCGAAGGTCATCATGCGGATTTTGCGTCCGTCGTCGGCATCGATTTTCGACCACGCGTACATCACGTGTCCGATAATTTGTCCGTCAACTTCCATAACGAGCGAGAGTTCTGGGATAAAGCTTGGGTCGTTCCTGTAATGGTGGAGGACAAAATGCTCCACGCAGCCGGGACGGTAAACGTTCCAGAATGCTTCTCGGGTGAGATTTTCGACGATTTTAAAGTCGCGCGGTTGTTCCGTGCGGATATTGTATTTTTTCATTGTTTATCTCCAAAATTTTTGTGTGAATAGGCACAATCACCTTGGAAGACCGCCTTGAAAACATTCGTCTTCCAAGGCACTAAACAATGAACCAATATTTACTAGATAACATCCAGCCTCTGATAAAAGTGATGCCTTAAATATACATAGTTTTGCGGAGTTTGGGGCGAAAATGCGCTTTTTCCTGACGAATCGCAAATTTTAAGTGTTGTTGAGCTGTGTTTATGAAACTTTTACGAGGAAATTTTTCGGAAAAATCTAAATTTCAATGTTAGTATATGAGGATTTTTGAATATGAAAAATATTTCCGCTAAGTATCTTGTGAGCGCCCTTTTTGTCGGGCTTTGCATGTTTGCCGGTTGTGGCGACGATTCGTCGAACTCTTTCCCGGCTGCTCCGAATACGGGGGCCGTTTCTTCGTCTAGTGTAGATCAGCCGCAAAGCCAAGCTGGCGATACCCAGTCCTCTTCTAGTGAAAATATTTCGAATCCCGCTTCGAGTTCCTCTGCTACAGACTCTGGCGTTCCGGCAAGTTCGTCCGATGTGGGTTTGTCATCGAGTTCAGCGGGTGCTACGGTGAATGGTCCCTTTACTTTTGCGACGACTCCAGGTACTCTCGCCTTGGCTCCGGATGAAGATGGCTTCTACGACATGGGCGATGTCTATAAGGCTGTGCCGAAGACGAGCAAGATTGCTTTTGTGATTCGCCATTCCAAGCGTCAAAAGAATAATTTGGGAACAGAATCGACGCTGACTCCCATTGGTATTACAATGGCTAAGACCCTCGGTGAAAAGCTGGTGGGCGATGAATCGTTCTATTATGCTTCGACAAACTTCTTGCGTACCCGCGCAACTTGCGAAAACATTGCCGCAGGCCGTGGCGAAACCGCCGAGGTCGTGACGTGGGATGGCGTTAATGGCGGTTATTTCTTGACCGTGCCTAGCGATTCGCTGGATGCGCTTGTCTCTAAGAAGGGCGGAAATCCGAAGTTCATTGCGCAATATTCTTATGGCGTTCCATTCTCTTATGCCGCTACGATTGGCGCAACTCTTTCAACTTATTTCTACGATTTGTATCCTCGCGGCAATCAGTTCGTGAACGAAGTTATTGTAGCGAACATGCCGAATTGGAAGCGCGTGAGTGTGCTTGTGAGCCATGACATGTTGGTTGAACCGCTGATTGTGTTTGTCTCGAATCGGACCATCAATTTGAAAGCTTATGAATCTCCGTTCCACTGGGTCAACTATTTGTCGGGCATTGCCGTGATTGTTGATGAAGCTGGCGCAGTGACGGCACTCCCGGTTCGCGGTGATGCGGTTGGCTGGATGATTCCGAGCCAAGAAGTGGACGAAGGTGTTTAATGAAAGTCGCTCTTCTTGGTTCAACAGGACTTATCGGGAAGAGCGTCGCTCAGTTGCTTTCCCGTTTAGATGACGTGGAATCTGTTTTTTGCCCGGTGCGTTCGGTCCCAGACTTGAATGCGCTGGGCATTTTTAATGGCGTATTGAAGTTCAATTTTGAGGCGGTGGATTTTAACGCTCTTTTGAGCGCAAGGCCCGAAGAGCAAAGGGTGTCTAGCGTTTGCGAGAACTTTACCTGCTGCGATGCGGTGATTTGTTGCCTAGGGACGACGCTCAAGCAGGCGGGGGGTAAGGCTGCTCAAGAAAAGGTCGATTTGCGTTTGCCGCTCACGCTTGCTGCCCTTGCGAAGCGTCAGGGCGTCAAGCATTTTTTGTGCGTGAGTGCCATGGGTGCAAATTCTCATTCGCCGTTCTTCTATAACCGCCTGAAGGGGCAACTCGAAGAGGGCCTCACGATGATGGGTTTTGAATCGCTCACGCTCGTGCGTCCGTCGCTCCTCCTCGGGAAGCACAAGGACAAGCGCTTTGGCGAAGAGCTGATGCAAAAGCTTTTCGGGTCGCACCCGGAATGGATTCCTGCGCATTTCCGCCCGGTGCCTGCAGAGACGGTAGCCGCGCATCTCGTGGCGAACATGCTCAAGCCTCCCGTAGACCACGTTTGCGCAACCGACGGTGTAAAAGGCAAGCGCATCGTCTATAACCGACAATTTTTTAAATTTGGCAAAAACATTTCGGAGGTCTTATGACGATTGTCGTCTTTATCCTTTATTTGCTGATGATGCTTGGCATCGGAGCGTATTTCTC
Coding sequences within it:
- a CDS encoding phospholipase D family protein, translating into MFYSNKLHNKSNIQKLTLDELVNRLSCKSDVFVVSCFYGLDTIQNFFDKMYDCGRQGRSTTVIVSSQGSSTDRLISILKDLTRVKLHQTQKLYVYENSSLLHTKLYLSMDSNVSKNTCCLVGSLNLSDNAFSSNEEILVDIAETKDKKAASDYIDSILYENDKSLIDVKELQNEMKGIKDIDAFLKAKYAKKCEAIFNGTLKDFIGNGYIFFKAQRNFSLTYPQKSLWDNWLSNIDPQSRKNLIPNTKNPRLNVYDLLGINEEIDEADTIYIKQNSVETNLGYWVPTGKRHDFIQETINKITDQRKERYDSINNILIQNRENLSNDTSKRLKDSFDRLNMLLTEDKKLKENDFDELKEEFCRFIREKSMWFEKGENKELYKQNGIYFNPMPNFWDDIPAVKEFRESFFDDIKLRHSKNGKKIVDVLFEYFEMEKGEVNLNKKLGEWKKIDEESFKPKG
- a CDS encoding ORF6N domain-containing protein; the encoded protein is MMKNDVPAVAKSEFSLIDENMLKSRIYTIRGLKVMLDADLAEIYGYSTKAFNQQIKNNIEKFDEDFRFQLNFGEIEELSRCKICTMNMETENKEPSRSKFLTLNKGSRGSNVKYAPYAFTEQGIYMLMTVLKGERATAQSKALIRLFKQMKDYIIAENRNLLSNEGLVQIAMQTEWNTKDIAVIQSDLQKVMENFVDPSTYKHFLILNGKKLEADVAYTQIYGMAKKSIAIIDDYVGVKTLDLLRGIAKGVSVTIYSDEQGFESLADQIKNDFSAARPDVKLFTDRTRGKIHDRYIFLDYGLKGEKLFHCGASSKDAGNKITTIMQIENTEIYHILMDKLKR
- a CDS encoding AAA family ATPase; protein product: MKKDYFKKVCKALQKRTENRLIGLNFITLKSYEYWIRMLRCTKKYPDASDSIAILPKENASRILERLAKHFKQKNNDEDKHPKSPKQSSHKRKIRIDNKLFDVEESDKSELYQDRQKTITKIREVLKNNSSIDAIRNVTGQNLDGEDIFNAPAQKIFFDGISKEMLKILKTTSSFDDPYQKRLDIIQKSFNLNPTEMEILIFAWIFRNKETCSALRNIVESNRHYESNYANTFTTLYPELQIENAILNKSTLKRMGILHNDLDTSERIALFLDGTSGSDLDSLYFKVYEGNSVPYKKLCNKNPKIEMAYDMLKHVDIGQGINIFLYGVEGTGKTELAKAIAKELKRPLVLTNTSIDGVNRESKESTSIQERMGSILYAATKYQNKRAILLVDEADIILNFCEKGALNFFLEQIKVPVIWISNNIRYIENSTRRRFDYSIEFERLDSEKRMEIWESVISEQDAKNMLSHKFVQQLASELSITAGGITQAIAGAKHLQEKGSKTPPEKAVRIIAEAQSNLLSLSREYVHRDRDTHAPNYILDALNIDTDMSKVMKVINSFNDKWKDFNDYDCPESLNTLFYGAPGTGKTELAKHIARTLDRKLIVKRASEILDCFVGGTEQNIRAMFHEAEEKKAILFLDEADSFLQERGGAEHRWEVTQVNELLTQMENFKGIFIAATNFNNNLDSASRRRFALKIKFNYLQPEGIEKVWQAFFPKVECPAAARELKSLAPGDFNAVYGSFRYYDESEISAENILQALRHEIECKDTREGRRMGL
- a CDS encoding GNAT family N-acetyltransferase; this translates as MKKYNIRTEQPRDFKIVENLTREAFWNVYRPGCVEHFVLHHYRNDPSFIPELSLVMEVDGQIIGHVMYAWSKIDADDGRKIRMMTFGPISIHPNYKRQGYGKALLDYSMELARKMSAGCLLIVGNIGFYGKSGFVPAYVKGIRYADDPNSDAPYFLCKELDEGFLDGVMGSYKDPEGYFVTERMPEEFEKYEANFPPKEKLVLPGQL
- a CDS encoding histidine phosphatase family protein, which codes for MKNISAKYLVSALFVGLCMFAGCGDDSSNSFPAAPNTGAVSSSSVDQPQSQAGDTQSSSSENISNPASSSSATDSGVPASSSDVGLSSSSAGATVNGPFTFATTPGTLALAPDEDGFYDMGDVYKAVPKTSKIAFVIRHSKRQKNNLGTESTLTPIGITMAKTLGEKLVGDESFYYASTNFLRTRATCENIAAGRGETAEVVTWDGVNGGYFLTVPSDSLDALVSKKGGNPKFIAQYSYGVPFSYAATIGATLSTYFYDLYPRGNQFVNEVIVANMPNWKRVSVLVSHDMLVEPLIVFVSNRTINLKAYESPFHWVNYLSGIAVIVDEAGAVTALPVRGDAVGWMIPSQEVDEGV
- a CDS encoding NAD(P)H-binding protein yields the protein MKVALLGSTGLIGKSVAQLLSRLDDVESVFCPVRSVPDLNALGIFNGVLKFNFEAVDFNALLSARPEEQRVSSVCENFTCCDAVICCLGTTLKQAGGKAAQEKVDLRLPLTLAALAKRQGVKHFLCVSAMGANSHSPFFYNRLKGQLEEGLTMMGFESLTLVRPSLLLGKHKDKRFGEELMQKLFGSHPEWIPAHFRPVPAETVAAHLVANMLKPPVDHVCATDGVKGKRIVYNRQFFKFGKNISEVL